The window CCATGACCCCGTTCGGCTCGCTGCGCGCCTGGCCGGTGGTCGCCGACGAGCGGCTGCGGGGCCGCGAGATCACGCTGGGCGGCGGGGCGCACGGGGTGGCTGTCGCCCTGGATGCCGACGCGGCGATCACCGCCCTGGCCGCCGCTGTCGCGGACGTCACCGACCCCGAGTAGCCGCAAGTTCACAACCCGGCGGCCCAGCGCTGGCGCCTCGCGACGAGGACCCTGGCAGGCTGGGATGAGACCCTCGCGACAGGCACCGACGACGACGGGGAGTGCACGTGGCCGAACCGCTGGACGGCGTGATCGTCCTTGACCTGTCCAGGGCGCTGGCGGGGCCGCACGCCGCGATGATGCTCGGCGACCAGGGCGCCCGCGTGATCAAGGTGGAGGCGCCGGGCACGGGTGACGACACCCGCGGCTGGGGCCCGCCGTTCGTCGGTCCGCAGGACGCGAGGGAGTCGGCGTACTTCCTGTCCTGCAACCGGAACAAGGAGTCGATCACCCTCGACCTGAAGAGCACCGACGGCCGGACCACTCTGGAGCGGCTGGTACGCCGGGCGGACGTGCTGGTGGAGAACTTCCGCACCGGCGCGCTCGACCGGCTGGGCTTCCCGGTGGAGCGGCTGCACGAGCTGAACCCCAGACTGGTGATCCTCTCGATCACCGGGTTCGGCCACGACGGACCGGAAGGCGGCCGGCCAGGGTACGACCAGATCGCCCAGGGCGAGGCCGGGCTGACGTCGCTGACCGTCCCGGCGCCGGACCAGCCGACCCGGATCGGGGTGCCGATCGGCGACCTGCTCGCCGGGATGTACGGCGCCTACGGCGTGGCCTGCGTGCTGGCCGAGCGGGAGCGGACGGGGCACCGTGAGGTGGTCCGCACCTCGCTGCTCGCCTCGATCGTCGGCGTGCACGCCTTCCAGGGGACCCGGTACACCGTGGCCGCAGAGGTGCCGCACGCCCAGGGCAACCACCACCCCTCGATCGCTCCATACGGGCTGTTCCACTGCGCCG of the Actinomycetes bacterium genome contains:
- a CDS encoding CoA transferase, encoding MAEPLDGVIVLDLSRALAGPHAAMMLGDQGARVIKVEAPGTGDDTRGWGPPFVGPQDARESAYFLSCNRNKESITLDLKSTDGRTTLERLVRRADVLVENFRTGALDRLGFPVERLHELNPRLVILSITGFGHDGPEGGRPGYDQIAQGEAGLTSLTVPAPDQPTRIGVPIGDLLAGMYGAYGVACVLAERERTGHREVVRTSLLASIVGVHAFQGTRYTVAAEVPHAQGNHHPSIAPYGLFHCADGMLQIAVGSEGLWQVFAPAFDLEVNDPRFATNPDRVHNREAVIAAVEAAFAPYPLARLLPRLAELGIPAGEVRTLDRVYDWEQTRSQGLVVEVDHATLGRIELPGPPLRYDGGGRTEHAAPPTLGQHDAAVRAWLDDLDAHDAQAPE